The Patescibacteria group bacterium DNA window TGGCCGCCTGATAATTCGTGGGGGAAAAAATCCATCTTGTCGGAAAGACCTACCAGATCAAGAATATGCGGCACATCGGCTGCGATCTCGTCATCTTCTCTGCCTGATGCTTCAAGTGCGAATGCTACATTTTCATACGCCGTTTTTTGCGGGAGCAGACGAAAATCTTGAAACACGGTACCGATTTTTCTGCGTACAAACGGAATCTCGGAGCGCGAGAGATTATGGACATCGAGTGATTGAAAGTATACTGATCCAGCCGTAGGTCGTTCTTCAGCAAGTAATAATTTAATGAGTGTTGATTTGCCTGAACCTGACTGACCTACTACCGATACAAACTCTTGGGGTTCTACGGTAAACGAAACATTCTCGATAGCTATCGAGTTGCCGTTGTAAATTTTTGATACATTATCGAAGTAAATCATGTTCTATAAACAAATCGAGATCGCCATCCAACACGGCATCTACCTGTGAAGATTCGGCGCCGGTACGATGATCTTTGACCATTTGATACGGATGCACTACATATGAGCGAATTTGACTGCCCCATTCAATTTTTGTCGGGGTCTCACCCTTGAAGCCGTCAATCTCTTTGCGGCGTGATTCTTCTCGTATTGTATACAATTTTGCACGCAAAATCGAGAGGGCGATGTCGCGATTGGCCGCCTGCCCCCGCTCGGAGTCTACATGCACTTGAATGCCCGTTGGCTTGTGCATGATGCGTACCGCAGTTGATCGTTTGTTTACATTTTGCCCACCAGGACCTGACGAGCGTGCAAATGAGATATCAAGATCGTCATCGCGTATTTCGATATCAGCGGTCTTGGGCAGTACCGGCAATACTTCTAAATACGCGAAGCTGGTGTGACGCAGTTTTTTT harbors:
- the ftsE gene encoding cell division ATP-binding protein FtsE, encoding MIYFDNVSKIYNGNSIAIENVSFTVEPQEFVSVVGQSGSGKSTLIKLLLAEERPTAGSVYFQSLDVHNLSRSEIPFVRRKIGTVFQDFRLLPQKTAYENVAFALEASGREDDEIAADVPHILDLVGLSDKMDFFPHELSGGQQQRVAIARALVNRPEVVIADEPTGNLDPLNTWDIIRLLGKINELGTTVILATHDKDIIDTIGKRVITLEDGKVVRDEKRGRYIL